Proteins from one Embleya scabrispora genomic window:
- a CDS encoding potassium/proton antiporter, with the protein MLSAVIAVRLATRTGLPSLLLYLGLGMVIGADGLGIGFDNAELTQTLGYAALIVILAEGGIATSWKEIKPSVPAAAVLSTVGVGVSVAVTALATKIVLDVDWSTAILMGAIVSSTDAAAVFSVLRKLPLPHRLTGLLEAESGFNDAPVVILVVTFAHTGHIEPWYMILAEIALELTIGAAVGLAVGRLGAFGLRHVALPASGLYPIAVMALCVLAYSGGALAHGSGFLAVYLTALVLGNSQLPHGPATRGFAEGLGWIAQIGLFVLLGLLVTPHELGSAVVPALVIGTILLLVARPLSVIVTTSPFRIPWREQLILSWAGLRGAVPIVLATIPIVKDIPDAQRLFNITFVLVVVFTLVQGPTLPWIARKAGFAGADEPTDLGVESAPLEKLHGHLLSVNVPTGSRMHGVEVGELRLPRGAAVTLIVREDGSFVPEPTTVLRRGDDLLVVTTDTVRDETEDRLRAVSRGGKLASWFGVKGNT; encoded by the coding sequence ATGCTGTCCGCCGTCATAGCGGTCCGCCTGGCGACCCGCACCGGGCTGCCGAGCCTGCTGCTGTACCTCGGACTCGGGATGGTGATCGGGGCCGACGGCCTCGGCATAGGTTTCGACAACGCCGAACTGACCCAGACGCTCGGCTACGCCGCGCTGATAGTGATCCTCGCGGAGGGCGGGATCGCCACCAGTTGGAAGGAGATCAAGCCGTCGGTGCCGGCGGCGGCGGTGTTGTCCACCGTCGGGGTCGGGGTGAGCGTCGCGGTCACCGCGTTGGCCACGAAGATCGTGCTGGACGTGGACTGGTCGACCGCGATCCTGATGGGCGCGATCGTGTCCTCCACGGACGCCGCCGCGGTCTTCTCGGTGTTGCGCAAGTTGCCGCTGCCGCACCGGCTGACCGGGTTGCTGGAGGCCGAATCCGGGTTCAACGACGCGCCGGTGGTGATCCTGGTGGTCACGTTCGCCCACACGGGCCACATCGAACCGTGGTACATGATCCTCGCCGAGATCGCCCTGGAGCTGACGATAGGCGCGGCGGTGGGCCTCGCGGTCGGCCGGCTCGGCGCGTTCGGCCTGCGCCACGTCGCGCTGCCGGCCTCCGGCCTGTATCCGATCGCGGTGATGGCGCTGTGCGTGCTGGCCTACTCCGGCGGCGCGTTGGCGCACGGCAGCGGCTTCCTGGCCGTCTACCTGACCGCGCTGGTCCTGGGCAACTCGCAACTCCCGCACGGCCCGGCCACGCGGGGTTTCGCCGAGGGGCTCGGCTGGATCGCCCAGATCGGACTGTTCGTCCTGCTCGGACTGCTGGTCACCCCGCACGAGTTGGGCAGCGCGGTGGTCCCGGCGCTGGTGATCGGCACCATCCTGCTGCTGGTCGCCCGGCCGCTGTCGGTGATCGTGACCACGTCGCCGTTCCGCATACCGTGGCGCGAGCAGTTGATCCTGTCCTGGGCGGGACTGCGCGGTGCGGTGCCCATCGTGCTCGCGACCATCCCGATCGTGAAGGACATCCCCGACGCCCAGCGGCTGTTCAACATCACCTTCGTGCTGGTCGTCGTGTTCACCCTGGTCCAGGGGCCCACGCTGCCGTGGATAGCGCGCAAGGCCGGTTTCGCGGGTGCCGACGAGCCGACCGACCTCGGCGTGGAGTCCGCGCCGCTGGAGAAGCTGCACGGCCACCTGCTGTCGGTGAACGTGCCGACGGGTTCGCGGATGCACGGCGTGGAGGTCGGCGAGCTGCGCCTGCCGCGTGGGGCCGCGGTCACCCTGATCGTGCGCGAGGACGGGAGCTTCGTACCCGAGCCGACCACCGTGCTGCGGCGCGGCGACGACCTGCTCGTGGTGACCACCGACACGGTGCGCGACGAGACGGAGGACCGACTGCGCGCGGTCAGCCGGGGCGGCAAGCTCGCGAGTTGGTTCGGGGTCAAGGGCAACACCTGA
- a CDS encoding MFS transporter, with amino-acid sequence MISTYSTLLRTPSAWRFLAPALIARLPYAMLGLGIVLLVKHTTGSYGTAGAVSAAAAVALAFVGPQTGRLADRFGQAAVVVPGALLHGAAVSGLIVAALAEAPLWLLFTTAVLSGATVPQIGSMVRARWAAHLERSPLLPTAFAFESVTDEFTFVVGPVVATFLATGVHPAAGLVVEAALTVVGSLLFATQRGTAPRRVVRAAGDTPHTSALRIGGVRLLVVAFICIGGVFGTVQVSVTAFAEEAGRPGLAGALYAVFAGGSLIAGAVYGAIAWRRAAHRRMVAMFALLALGTAPLWAIPSVGIMVPVALLCGLAIAPTLITGFTLVDTLVPAAAKTEAFTWLTGAIGLGLALGSTFSGMLTDARGSGAGFALTLASAGIGFLVVLAGQRLLKPNTDVTPIAPTTTTVVDGTPVDAAPLALDR; translated from the coding sequence ATGATCTCCACGTACTCCACGCTGCTGCGGACCCCGTCCGCCTGGCGATTCCTGGCTCCCGCGCTGATCGCGCGGCTGCCCTACGCGATGCTCGGCCTGGGCATCGTGCTGCTGGTCAAACACACCACCGGCTCGTACGGCACGGCCGGCGCGGTCTCCGCCGCGGCCGCCGTGGCGCTGGCCTTCGTCGGCCCGCAGACGGGTCGGCTCGCCGACCGCTTCGGCCAGGCCGCGGTGGTCGTGCCCGGCGCGCTGCTGCACGGCGCGGCGGTGTCCGGGCTGATCGTGGCCGCGCTCGCCGAGGCGCCGCTGTGGCTGCTGTTCACGACCGCGGTGCTCTCCGGCGCGACGGTGCCGCAGATCGGCTCGATGGTGCGGGCCCGCTGGGCGGCGCACCTGGAGCGGTCGCCGCTGCTGCCGACCGCGTTCGCGTTCGAGTCGGTGACCGACGAGTTCACCTTCGTGGTCGGCCCGGTGGTGGCCACGTTCCTGGCCACCGGTGTACACCCGGCGGCCGGCTTGGTGGTCGAGGCCGCGCTGACCGTGGTCGGGTCGTTGTTGTTCGCGACACAACGCGGCACCGCGCCCCGGCGGGTGGTGCGCGCGGCCGGTGACACGCCGCATACGTCCGCGCTGCGGATCGGCGGGGTACGCCTGCTCGTGGTCGCGTTCATCTGCATCGGCGGGGTCTTCGGCACCGTGCAGGTCTCGGTCACCGCGTTCGCCGAGGAGGCCGGCCGGCCCGGGCTGGCGGGCGCGCTGTACGCGGTCTTCGCGGGCGGCAGCCTGATTGCCGGGGCCGTCTACGGCGCGATCGCCTGGCGGCGGGCCGCGCACCGCCGGATGGTGGCGATGTTCGCGCTGCTCGCGCTCGGCACCGCGCCGCTGTGGGCCATCCCGTCGGTGGGAATCATGGTGCCCGTCGCGTTGCTGTGCGGACTGGCGATCGCACCCACCCTGATCACCGGCTTCACCCTCGTCGACACGCTGGTCCCGGCCGCGGCCAAGACCGAGGCGTTCACCTGGTTGACCGGAGCGATCGGGCTCGGCCTCGCGCTCGGCTCGACGTTCTCCGGGATGCTCACCGACGCGCGCGGCTCCGGCGCCGGGTTCGCACTCACTCTGGCATCGGCCGGCATCGGCTTTCTGGTGGTGCTGGCCGGGCAACGGCTGCTGAAGCCGAACACGGATGTGACACCCATTGCACCGACGACCACCACCGTGGTGGACGGAACTCCGGTGGATGCTGCACCATTGGCACTCGACAGGTGA
- a CDS encoding FmdB family zinc ribbon protein: MPTYQYQCTACGEGLEAVQKFTDDALTVCPACQGRLRKVFSAVGVVFKGSGFYRTDSRGSSTSSTPATAGASSTGSTGSSSSSSSEGSSSSSSSTSSASSSSSSSSGSSGTTSTAA, translated from the coding sequence GTGCCGACGTACCAGTACCAGTGCACCGCCTGTGGCGAGGGCCTCGAGGCCGTCCAGAAGTTCACGGACGACGCGCTGACCGTGTGCCCCGCCTGCCAGGGCAGGCTGCGCAAGGTCTTCTCGGCGGTGGGCGTGGTGTTCAAGGGCTCCGGCTTCTACCGGACCGACAGCCGCGGCTCGAGCACGTCGTCGACGCCGGCGACGGCCGGGGCGTCCTCGACGGGTTCGACGGGTTCGTCCTCCTCCTCGTCCTCGGAGGGCTCGTCGTCGTCTTCGTCGTCGACGTCCTCGGCGTCGTCGTCCTCGTCGTCCTCGTCCGGCTCGTCCGGTACGACGTCGACGGCGGCCTGA
- a CDS encoding S-methyl-5'-thioadenosine phosphorylase produces MTTGVLPAGVAPAEIGVIGGSGFYAFLDDVVEVRVDTPYGAPSDALFLGEVAGRRVAFLPRHGRDHSIPPHRINYRANLWALRAVGVTQVLAPCATGGLRAELGPGTLVVPDQLIDRTSGRTQTFFDGLPLADGSVPPVVHTTFADPYCADGRAVAIAGARASGWEPVDGGTLVVIEGPRFSTRAESKWYSAQGWSIVGMTGHPEAVLARELGLCCTAIALVTDLDAGVEAGEGVTHAEVMEVFAANVGRLRTLLFDVVAALPKTRTCSCGTAEVERPA; encoded by the coding sequence ATGACGACCGGCGTGTTGCCGGCGGGGGTGGCCCCGGCCGAGATCGGTGTGATCGGCGGTTCCGGGTTCTACGCGTTCCTCGACGACGTGGTCGAGGTGCGGGTGGACACGCCGTACGGCGCGCCCAGCGACGCGCTGTTCCTGGGCGAGGTGGCCGGCCGTCGGGTGGCGTTCCTGCCCCGGCACGGCCGCGACCACTCGATCCCGCCGCACCGGATCAACTACCGCGCCAACCTGTGGGCGCTGCGGGCCGTCGGGGTCACGCAGGTGCTCGCGCCGTGCGCGACGGGCGGTCTGCGGGCCGAACTGGGCCCGGGCACGCTGGTGGTCCCGGATCAGCTGATCGACCGCACCTCCGGCCGCACCCAGACGTTCTTCGACGGGCTGCCGCTCGCCGACGGCAGCGTGCCGCCGGTGGTGCACACCACGTTCGCCGACCCGTACTGCGCCGACGGGCGCGCGGTGGCCATCGCGGGCGCCCGCGCCTCGGGGTGGGAGCCGGTGGACGGCGGCACCCTCGTGGTGATCGAGGGTCCGCGCTTCTCCACCCGGGCCGAATCCAAGTGGTACTCGGCCCAGGGCTGGTCGATCGTCGGGATGACCGGGCACCCCGAGGCGGTGCTCGCGCGCGAACTGGGGCTCTGCTGCACGGCCATCGCGCTGGTCACCGACCTCGACGCGGGCGTCGAGGCGGGCGAGGGGGTCACCCACGCCGAGGTGATGGAGGTCTTCGCGGCCAACGTCGGCCGGCTGCGCACGCTGCTGTTCGACGTGGTGGCGGCGTTGCCGAAGACGCGTACGTGCTCGTGTGGCACGGCGGAGGTCGAGCGGCCGGCATAG
- a CDS encoding SAF domain-containing protein, translating into MSASGSLGSPSGPSFGRAGGPALRGSPGVSARPPWRRVVARHRRGLAALSAAVAALAVIVAVRPASVPTTPILVAARDLPAGSTPGPADLALVRMPTALRPEGVLRAVRQAEGGALTGPLRRGEPVTDVRLTRPGGPTDTGTVALPARFADADAVAVLRPGDRIDVLAAPPPEHPGPARPIAAGAVVVAKPPPSDSGFGASGSGALVILEVSRAVASELAGAATGPGLTYTIRRS; encoded by the coding sequence ATGTCCGCTTCGGGATCGCTCGGATCTCCGTCCGGTCCGTCGTTCGGCCGGGCCGGCGGGCCGGCCCTTCGCGGGTCGCCGGGGGTGTCCGCCCGGCCGCCGTGGCGCCGCGTGGTGGCCCGGCATCGGCGCGGGTTGGCCGCGTTGTCCGCAGCCGTCGCCGCGCTCGCGGTGATCGTGGCGGTCCGGCCCGCGTCCGTGCCCACCACGCCGATCCTGGTGGCCGCGCGGGACCTGCCCGCGGGCAGCACGCCCGGGCCCGCCGACCTTGCCCTGGTGCGGATGCCGACGGCGTTGCGCCCCGAGGGGGTCCTGCGCGCGGTCCGGCAGGCCGAGGGGGGTGCGTTGACCGGTCCGCTGCGGCGCGGCGAGCCGGTGACCGACGTGCGGTTGACCCGCCCCGGCGGCCCGACCGATACGGGCACGGTCGCGCTGCCCGCGCGCTTCGCCGACGCCGACGCGGTGGCCGTACTGCGTCCCGGCGACCGGATCGACGTCCTGGCCGCGCCGCCGCCCGAACACCCGGGCCCCGCGCGGCCGATCGCCGCCGGCGCCGTGGTGGTGGCCAAGCCGCCCCCGAGCGATTCCGGATTCGGGGCCTCCGGGTCCGGAGCGCTCGTTATCCTCGAGGTTTCCCGCGCCGTGGCGAGCGAACTCGCGGGCGCGGCAACCGGCCCGGGGCTCACTTACACCATCCGCAGGTCCTGA
- the mscL gene encoding large conductance mechanosensitive channel protein MscL — MGGFKKFLMRGNVVDLAVAVVIGAAFTAVVNAFVKGMINPVVGALGTKNLDSYTTCIKGPCGIDAKGETTGVQLLWGSVLGAALTFVITAAVVYFLLVLPMNHMLERRKRALGHAGEKELSDVEILREIRDLLAERLEPQQDSGRGGDTGSSGGSGGSGTSGGSGTPGGSGASRSDA; from the coding sequence GTGGGCGGCTTCAAGAAGTTCCTCATGCGCGGAAACGTCGTCGACCTGGCCGTGGCCGTGGTCATCGGCGCCGCGTTCACGGCGGTCGTGAACGCGTTCGTGAAGGGGATGATCAATCCCGTCGTGGGTGCGCTGGGCACCAAGAACCTGGACAGCTACACGACCTGCATCAAGGGCCCGTGCGGCATCGACGCGAAGGGCGAGACGACCGGCGTCCAGCTGTTGTGGGGTTCGGTGCTGGGCGCGGCGCTGACGTTCGTGATCACCGCGGCGGTGGTCTACTTCCTGCTCGTGCTGCCGATGAACCACATGCTGGAGCGGCGCAAGCGGGCCCTCGGACACGCGGGCGAGAAGGAGTTGAGCGACGTCGAGATCCTGCGCGAGATCCGCGACCTGCTCGCCGAACGGCTCGAGCCGCAGCAGGACTCCGGCCGCGGCGGCGACACCGGATCGTCGGGAGGCTCCGGGGGCTCTGGGACCTCCGGTGGCTCGGGGACCCCGGGAGGCTCGGGGGCCTCGCGTTCGGACGCCTGA
- a CDS encoding sigma-70 family RNA polymerase sigma factor, whose product MPTTRGVARQGAERVAASRTRKAADVERDTVGVYLDEISRTKLLDAEREVEMSKDIEAGLYAQKLIDEDAVPEGVDRAELDALIARGAAAKELFIQANLRLVVSVARRYPRSGMPFLDLVQEGNVGLVRAVEKFDYAKGFKFSTYATWWIRQAITRAMADQARTVRLPVHLVEELSKIRRVQREFARDHGRDPEIPEIAEIVGSTPERVVDVIGWARDPISLDTPVGDDGETELGELVQETDPLTPEDITLATLRREQIADLVGRLDGRTATILRARYGMADGKEHTLTEVGKQLGLTRERIRQIEKQALVELRELATAQGLEAA is encoded by the coding sequence ATGCCGACTACACGTGGTGTGGCCCGACAGGGCGCCGAGCGAGTGGCGGCTTCCCGCACGCGGAAGGCTGCCGACGTCGAGCGCGACACGGTCGGTGTGTACCTGGACGAGATCAGCCGCACGAAGCTCTTGGACGCGGAGCGCGAGGTGGAGATGTCGAAGGACATCGAGGCCGGACTCTACGCGCAGAAACTGATCGACGAGGACGCCGTACCCGAGGGGGTCGACCGGGCCGAACTCGACGCGCTGATCGCGCGCGGGGCGGCGGCCAAGGAGCTGTTCATCCAGGCCAACCTGCGTCTGGTGGTCTCCGTCGCGCGGCGCTACCCGCGCAGCGGGATGCCGTTCCTGGACCTGGTCCAGGAGGGCAACGTGGGCCTGGTCCGCGCGGTCGAGAAGTTCGACTACGCGAAGGGCTTCAAGTTCTCCACCTACGCCACGTGGTGGATCCGACAGGCGATCACCCGGGCGATGGCCGATCAGGCCCGCACCGTGCGGCTGCCCGTGCACCTGGTCGAGGAGCTCAGCAAGATCCGCCGCGTGCAGCGCGAGTTCGCCCGTGACCACGGTCGCGACCCCGAGATCCCGGAGATCGCCGAGATCGTGGGCAGCACCCCCGAGCGGGTGGTCGACGTGATCGGCTGGGCGCGCGACCCGATCAGCCTGGACACCCCCGTGGGTGACGACGGCGAGACCGAACTGGGCGAACTGGTCCAGGAGACCGACCCGTTGACCCCGGAGGACATCACCCTCGCGACGCTGCGCCGTGAGCAGATAGCGGACCTCGTGGGTCGGCTCGACGGCCGTACGGCCACCATCCTGCGGGCGCGCTACGGCATGGCCGACGGCAAGGAGCACACGCTCACCGAGGTCGGCAAGCAACTCGGGCTCACTCGCGAGCGGATTCGGCAGATCGAGAAGCAGGCGCTGGTCGAGCTGCGCGAGTTGGCCACCGCCCAGGGGCTCGAGGCCGCGTGA